Proteins from a single region of Salvelinus sp. IW2-2015 linkage group LG4p, ASM291031v2, whole genome shotgun sequence:
- the nkapd1 gene encoding uncharacterized protein NKAPD1 isoform X2, whose translation MWFIRYTPQTGKSAVCVVIIVNVKDRTVSSCPGCRWARCCCEMLFVTQMPTTRSHMHCDRVEDGSVDRLGDRLRRREHSSGQDEREARYWTKELYDFEANDPDRWGHSGFKELYPEEFKSDWERDRGDDQNGHCRKKNTKSRLKTAKSKHLKKSSKKKKKKKKKKEEKRTGESDGESSSDSVKQKRKSSKSKHKRKKSEREEESSSEERGRRRKRQMDSHRDSGPESHKKRKNWKAGEDKSEDSSED comes from the exons ATGTGGTTCATCCGCTACACGCCACAGACAGGGAAGTCAGCTGTTTGTGTGGTTATAATCGTAAACGTTAAAGATCGAACG GTGTCATCATGTCCAGGGTGCCGATGGGCAAGGTGTTGCTGcgaaatgttattcgtcacacaGATGCCCACAACAAG GAGTCACATGCACTGTGATCGTGTGGAGGATGGGTCTGTAGATAGACTGGGAGACCGGCTGCGGAGAAGAGAACACAGCTCTGGCCAGGACGAGAGGGAGGCACGCTACTGGACCAAGGAACTCTATGACTTCGAAGCCAATGATCCAGACAG ATGGGGACACAGCGGTTTTAAGGAGCTATACCCAGAGGAGTTTAAAAGTGACTG GGAAAGAGACCGTGGTGATGATCAGAATGGGCATTGCAGAAAGAAAAATACTAAGTCCAGACTTAAAACAGCCAAATCAAAACATCTGAAGAAGTcgtccaagaagaagaagaagaagaagaagaagaaagaggaaaagaggacaGGTGAGTCAGATGGTGAGTCCAGCAGCGACAGTGTCAAACAGAAGAGGAAAAGCAGCAAGAGCAAACATAAGaggaaaaagagtgagagagaggaggagagcagctcagaggagagagggagaaggaggaaacgACAGATGGACTCCCACAGAGACTCAGGACCAGAGTCACACAAGAAGAGGAAAAACTGGAAAGCAGGAGAGGACAAATCAGAGGACAGTTCTGAGGATTGA
- the nkapd1 gene encoding uncharacterized protein NKAPD1 isoform X1: MSRVPMGKVLLRNVIRHTDAHNKIQEESEMWKLRWMEKGPSTSHKPMPPSSNPSRSHMHCDRVEDGSVDRLGDRLRRREHSSGQDEREARYWTKELYDFEANDPDRWGHSGFKELYPEEFKSDWERDRGDDQNGHCRKKNTKSRLKTAKSKHLKKSSKKKKKKKKKKEEKRTGESDGESSSDSVKQKRKSSKSKHKRKKSEREEESSSEERGRRRKRQMDSHRDSGPESHKKRKNWKAGEDKSEDSSED, from the exons ATGTCCAGGGTGCCGATGGGCAAGGTGTTGCTGcgaaatgttattcgtcacacaGATGCCCACAACAAG ATCCAAGAGGAGTCAGAAATGTGGAAGTTGAGGTGGATGGAGAAGGGTCCGTCCACCAGCCACAAACCGATGCCACCATCTTCAAATCCATCCAG GAGTCACATGCACTGTGATCGTGTGGAGGATGGGTCTGTAGATAGACTGGGAGACCGGCTGCGGAGAAGAGAACACAGCTCTGGCCAGGACGAGAGGGAGGCACGCTACTGGACCAAGGAACTCTATGACTTCGAAGCCAATGATCCAGACAG ATGGGGACACAGCGGTTTTAAGGAGCTATACCCAGAGGAGTTTAAAAGTGACTG GGAAAGAGACCGTGGTGATGATCAGAATGGGCATTGCAGAAAGAAAAATACTAAGTCCAGACTTAAAACAGCCAAATCAAAACATCTGAAGAAGTcgtccaagaagaagaagaagaagaagaagaagaaagaggaaaagaggacaGGTGAGTCAGATGGTGAGTCCAGCAGCGACAGTGTCAAACAGAAGAGGAAAAGCAGCAAGAGCAAACATAAGaggaaaaagagtgagagagaggaggagagcagctcagaggagagagggagaaggaggaaacgACAGATGGACTCCCACAGAGACTCAGGACCAGAGTCACACAAGAAGAGGAAAAACTGGAAAGCAGGAGAGGACAAATCAGAGGACAGTTCTGAGGATTGA